A single window of Synechococcus sp. C9 DNA harbors:
- a CDS encoding tetratricopeptide repeat protein encodes MSRRSRWVSFGLGGLLGVVFGLSPHPNLAQSPKLTPALQTYFDHLELGQESLTLRDYPAAIAAFTQAIKVQPQRFEAYYQRAQAYSFLQNDTAALSDVAQAIQLNPNYAPAYTLRGSLHFRRRQLEPALADLNQSLTLDSQQPAAYGLRGTIKREMRDIPGAIQDFQQGMAIAQTRKQFSLYKALQRELERTQPMPR; translated from the coding sequence ATGAGCCGACGCTCTCGGTGGGTTAGTTTTGGGTTAGGCGGGTTGCTCGGTGTGGTTTTTGGCTTGTCTCCCCATCCCAACCTAGCGCAATCCCCCAAATTGACCCCCGCCCTACAAACCTATTTCGACCACCTAGAACTAGGGCAAGAATCCCTGACCCTGCGGGACTACCCGGCCGCCATTGCCGCCTTTACCCAGGCGATCAAAGTCCAGCCCCAGCGGTTTGAAGCCTACTACCAGCGCGCCCAGGCCTACAGTTTCCTGCAAAACGACACGGCGGCTCTCAGCGATGTGGCTCAAGCGATCCAACTGAATCCGAACTACGCCCCAGCCTACACCCTGCGGGGGTCCTTGCACTTCCGGCGGCGGCAACTGGAACCAGCGCTGGCGGACTTAAACCAATCCCTCACCTTGGACAGTCAACAACCCGCCGCCTACGGACTCCGGGGGACGATCAAGCGGGAAATGCGGGACATTCCTGGAGCGATTCAGGATTTCCAACAGGGGATGGCCATCGCCCAAACCCGCAAGCAATTTTCCCTCTACAAGGCTCTGCAACGGGAACTGGAACGCACCCAGCCCATGCCCCGCTGA
- the accD gene encoding acetyl-CoA carboxylase, carboxyltransferase subunit beta, whose product MSLFDWFANRPKAAPLSQEQQQREIADGLWTKCLACGALTYTKDLHLNNKVCPECGYHHPVKSHERLKQLLDADTWQPRNEHLTACDPLHFVDRKPYSERLREMQHKTGLNDAIQTGFGKIDTHPVALGVMDFNFMGGSMGSVVGEKITRLVEEATQARLPVILVCASGGARMQEGMLSLMQMAKTAAALGRHRQANLLYISILTHPTTGGVTASFAMLGDLILAEPKALIGFAGRRVIEQTLREKLPDNFQTAEYLLQHGFVDMIVPRTQLKHTLAQLLRLHTPTSPPVGHRYVTPGFLLS is encoded by the coding sequence ATGAGTTTGTTTGATTGGTTCGCCAACCGTCCCAAGGCCGCCCCCTTGAGCCAGGAGCAACAACAACGGGAAATTGCCGATGGTCTCTGGACCAAGTGCCTTGCCTGTGGGGCTTTGACCTATACCAAAGATTTACATTTGAATAACAAGGTCTGCCCGGAATGCGGCTACCATCACCCGGTCAAAAGCCATGAACGGCTCAAGCAATTGCTGGATGCGGATACCTGGCAACCCCGGAATGAACATCTCACCGCCTGCGACCCCTTGCATTTTGTGGACCGCAAACCCTACAGCGAGCGCCTGCGGGAAATGCAACATAAAACCGGCTTAAACGATGCGATTCAAACGGGTTTTGGCAAAATTGACACCCATCCGGTGGCCCTGGGGGTGATGGATTTTAATTTCATGGGCGGCAGTATGGGGTCGGTGGTGGGGGAAAAAATTACCCGCCTGGTGGAGGAAGCCACCCAAGCCCGTCTGCCGGTGATCCTGGTCTGCGCTTCGGGGGGGGCCCGGATGCAGGAGGGGATGCTGAGTTTGATGCAGATGGCGAAAACTGCCGCCGCTTTGGGACGACACCGCCAGGCGAATTTGCTGTACATTAGCATTCTCACCCATCCCACCACCGGGGGCGTGACCGCCAGTTTTGCCATGCTGGGGGATTTGATTCTCGCCGAACCCAAGGCATTGATTGGTTTTGCCGGTCGGCGGGTGATCGAGCAGACCCTGCGGGAAAAATTACCCGACAATTTCCAAACGGCGGAATACCTACTCCAGCATGGGTTTGTGGATATGATCGTCCCCCGCACCCAACTCAAACATACCCTCGCCCAACTCCTGCGCCTGCACACGCCCACCAGCCCCCCGGTAGGACATCGCTATGTGACCCCCGGATTCCTGTTAAGCTAA
- a CDS encoding HEAT repeat domain-containing protein, translating into MVNLAQLSEQLESPQLKDRLLALVALREVAPAEAFPLLKKALGDESLQIRSMAVFGLGVKPTPECFPLLVNLLEGDPDYGIRADAAGALGYLQDERAVEPLIHALYEDTEWLVRFSAAVSLGNLGDVRAYDVLIQALDAPEPVIQQAVIAALGEIGAVAAVERLLTFVQSEDWLVRQRLAEALGNLPSPKTRAALHYLAKDYYPQVRTAANYSLSRLAD; encoded by the coding sequence ATGGTGAACCTAGCGCAGTTGTCCGAGCAATTGGAGAGTCCGCAACTGAAGGACCGGTTGTTGGCGTTGGTGGCGTTGCGGGAGGTGGCTCCAGCGGAGGCGTTTCCCCTGTTGAAAAAAGCCCTGGGGGATGAGAGTTTGCAAATCCGTTCGATGGCGGTCTTCGGGCTGGGGGTAAAACCTACGCCGGAGTGTTTCCCCCTGCTGGTGAACTTATTGGAGGGCGACCCGGATTATGGGATTCGGGCGGATGCCGCCGGAGCATTGGGCTATTTACAGGATGAGCGGGCGGTGGAACCCTTGATCCATGCGCTGTACGAGGATACGGAATGGCTGGTGCGGTTTAGTGCCGCCGTTTCCCTGGGGAATTTGGGGGATGTCCGTGCCTACGATGTACTGATTCAGGCGTTGGATGCCCCGGAACCGGTGATTCAGCAGGCGGTGATTGCCGCTTTGGGGGAAATTGGGGCGGTGGCGGCGGTGGAGCGGTTGTTAACTTTTGTGCAGTCGGAGGACTGGCTGGTGCGCCAGCGATTGGCGGAGGCGTTGGGAAATTTACCCAGCCCCAAAACCCGGGCGGCTCTGCACTATCTCGCCAAGGATTACTATCCCCAAGTGCGGACAGCGGCGAATTACAGCCTATCTCGGTTGGCGGATTAG
- a CDS encoding NAD-dependent epimerase/dehydratase family protein, with amino-acid sequence MNVLVIGGDGYCGWATALHLANRGHRVGIMDSLVRRYWDMQLQVDTLTPITPIQERLRRWQELTGRTIDLFLGDITDYQFLITALRQFQPEAIVHFGEQRSAPFSMIDREHAVLTQVNNVVGTLNILYAMKEEFPECHLVKLGTMGEYGTPNIDIEEGYITIEHNGRTDTLPYPKQPGSMYHLSKVHDSHNIHFACRIWGLRATDLNQGVVYGVLTEECGMDEALINRLDYDGVFGTALNRFCIQAAIGHPLTVYGKGGQTRGFLDIRDTVRCIELAVNHPAQSGEFRVFNQFTEQFSVAELAHKVQQAGAAMGLKVTVNHLDNPRIEKEEHYFNAKNTKLLDLGLQPHYLSDSLLDSLLNFAIRYKQRVDHTQILPKVTWKR; translated from the coding sequence ATGAACGTTCTGGTGATTGGTGGGGATGGTTACTGCGGCTGGGCAACGGCACTGCACCTGGCAAATCGTGGGCACCGGGTCGGGATTATGGATAGCTTGGTGCGCCGGTATTGGGATATGCAGTTGCAGGTGGATACCCTCACCCCGATTACCCCGATTCAGGAACGACTGCGCCGCTGGCAGGAACTCACCGGGCGAACCATTGATTTGTTCCTGGGGGATATTACCGACTATCAGTTTTTGATCACTGCCCTGCGCCAATTTCAACCGGAAGCGATTGTCCATTTTGGGGAACAACGCTCGGCACCCTTTTCCATGATTGACCGGGAACACGCCGTCTTGACCCAGGTGAATAATGTGGTGGGGACGCTGAATATCCTCTACGCCATGAAGGAGGAATTCCCGGAGTGTCATCTGGTGAAGTTGGGGACGATGGGCGAGTACGGCACCCCCAATATTGACATCGAAGAAGGCTATATCACGATTGAACACAATGGGCGCACGGATACCCTGCCCTATCCCAAACAACCCGGCTCCATGTACCACCTGAGCAAGGTGCATGATTCCCACAACATCCACTTTGCCTGTCGGATTTGGGGGCTGCGGGCGACGGATTTGAACCAAGGGGTGGTGTACGGGGTGCTGACGGAAGAATGCGGCATGGACGAGGCGTTGATCAACCGCCTGGATTACGACGGGGTGTTTGGCACCGCCTTAAATCGCTTTTGTATTCAGGCGGCGATTGGACATCCCCTGACGGTGTACGGCAAGGGGGGGCAGACCCGGGGCTTTTTGGACATCCGGGATACGGTGCGCTGTATCGAGTTGGCGGTGAACCATCCGGCGCAATCCGGGGAATTTCGGGTGTTTAACCAGTTCACGGAACAGTTCAGCGTGGCGGAGTTAGCCCATAAGGTGCAACAGGCGGGGGCGGCGATGGGTCTGAAGGTGACGGTGAATCACTTGGACAATCCCCGCATCGAAAAAGAAGAACATTATTTCAACGCCAAAAATACCAAGCTGTTGGATTTGGGCTTGCAACCCCATTACCTGTCGGATTCCCTGCTGGATTCCCTGCTGAATTTTGCCATCCGCTACAAGCAGAGGGTGGACCACACCCAAATTTTGCCCAAGGTGACCTGGAAGCGTTAA
- the gcvH gene encoding glycine cleavage system protein GcvH produces MALTYPVELHYTATHEYVALTDDVAVVGITAFAVEELGDITYLELPAVGQTVSRGERFGTIESVKAVSDLYAPVSGVVTAVHEELLDAPERIASDPYGNGWLLKIRLTHPEETEKLLTAADYQAHLGG; encoded by the coding sequence ATGGCACTCACCTACCCTGTTGAATTACATTATACTGCGACACATGAGTACGTTGCCCTAACTGATGACGTGGCGGTGGTGGGGATTACAGCCTTTGCGGTCGAGGAATTGGGAGATATTACCTATTTGGAATTGCCTGCGGTGGGGCAGACGGTCAGCCGGGGGGAACGCTTTGGCACGATTGAGTCGGTGAAGGCGGTTTCGGATTTGTATGCGCCGGTGTCGGGGGTGGTGACGGCGGTACATGAGGAATTGCTGGATGCCCCGGAAAGGATTGCCAGTGACCCCTATGGCAACGGTTGGCTATTGAAAATTCGCTTGACTCACCCGGAGGAAACGGAGAAATTGCTGACGGCGGCGGATTATCAAGCCCATTTGGGTGGGTGA
- the grxD gene encoding Grx4 family monothiol glutaredoxin → MLPETQARIEALVKGNKIMVFMKGTKLMPQCGFSNNVVQILNAVGAVYETFDVLSDEEIRQGIKEYSNWPTIPQVYINGEFIGGSDIMIEMYQSGELQEKVAVAMAS, encoded by the coding sequence ATGCTCCCGGAAACCCAAGCCCGCATTGAAGCCCTGGTGAAAGGTAACAAAATTATGGTGTTTATGAAGGGGACAAAACTCATGCCCCAGTGTGGTTTTTCTAATAATGTGGTGCAAATTCTCAATGCGGTTGGAGCGGTTTACGAAACCTTTGACGTGCTCAGTGACGAGGAAATCCGGCAGGGGATCAAGGAATACAGCAATTGGCCGACCATTCCCCAGGTCTATATCAACGGGGAATTTATCGGGGGTTCAGACATCATGATCGAAATGTACCAATCCGGGGAATTGCAAGAAAAAGTGGCGGTCGCCATGGCCTCCTAA
- a CDS encoding diflavin flavoprotein, with product MVQHPPRDVQTVPIATDTLALRSRSWQRLRFEMEYALERGTTANSYLIHGEKIALIDPPGETFAELFLTELSRHVAFDQLDYVILGHINPNRVVTLVQLWQKAPHITFICSNPGEQTLRSLFAQRAPELTAQQPLQTQIIRGEETLDLGLGHQLEFVPTPTPRFPTGLATFDPRTGILFSGKFFSAHRCSDQVFDEGWAALKEDYQYYFDCIHAPQVRQVEQVLERLGRWASTCYANGHGSLVRYHLPELTRSYYRWCERQSGYDLMVALLYASAYGNTATLAQAIGRGLTKAGVRVESLNCETASPEEIRQVISTAQGVILGSPTLGGHAPTQIQTALGIVVDHAPRTVVMGVFGSYGWSGEAVDLLANRLRDAGFSLGFEPIRVKFTPTDADLQTCEQTGTDFAQALRQKQRKQVARPTDAQAARTEQAMGRVVGPLCILAARRGELTSAMLASWVSQATFNPPGITVAVAKDRAVESLLHVGDRFVLNILPEGSPLPRHFLKPFAPGEDRFAGVATRLTDDGCPILTDALSYLHCQVAQRMECGDHWLIYATVDEGKVLNASGLTAVHHRKSGNHY from the coding sequence ATGGTTCAGCATCCCCCCCGTGACGTGCAAACCGTGCCCATCGCTACGGATACCCTGGCGTTACGTTCCCGGAGTTGGCAGAGATTGCGTTTTGAGATGGAATACGCCCTGGAGCGGGGGACGACGGCGAATAGTTATTTGATTCACGGGGAAAAAATCGCCCTGATTGACCCGCCGGGGGAGACCTTTGCGGAATTATTTTTAACGGAATTGAGCCGCCATGTGGCTTTTGACCAACTGGACTATGTGATCCTGGGGCATATTAACCCCAATCGGGTAGTGACCCTGGTGCAACTGTGGCAAAAAGCACCCCACATTACCTTTATCTGCTCCAATCCGGGGGAGCAAACCCTGCGCTCCCTATTCGCCCAACGTGCCCCGGAATTGACCGCCCAACAGCCGCTCCAGACCCAGATTATCCGGGGGGAAGAAACCCTGGATTTGGGCTTGGGGCATCAATTGGAGTTTGTCCCCACCCCTACCCCCCGCTTTCCCACTGGTCTTGCCACCTTTGACCCCCGAACCGGCATCCTGTTTAGCGGCAAATTTTTCAGTGCCCATCGTTGTAGCGACCAGGTGTTTGACGAGGGCTGGGCGGCACTCAAAGAAGATTATCAGTATTACTTTGACTGTATCCATGCCCCCCAAGTCCGCCAGGTGGAGCAGGTTCTGGAACGGTTGGGGCGTTGGGCAAGCACCTGTTATGCGAATGGGCATGGTTCCCTGGTGCGCTACCATCTGCCGGAATTGACCCGCAGTTATTACCGCTGGTGCGAGCGGCAAAGTGGCTATGACCTGATGGTGGCTTTGCTCTATGCTTCCGCCTACGGGAATACGGCGACCCTGGCGCAGGCGATTGGGCGGGGGTTGACCAAGGCGGGGGTGCGGGTGGAATCCCTCAACTGTGAAACTGCCAGCCCGGAGGAAATTCGCCAGGTGATTAGCACGGCCCAGGGGGTGATCCTGGGTTCCCCAACCCTGGGGGGTCATGCGCCCACCCAAATCCAAACCGCTCTGGGAATTGTGGTGGATCATGCGCCCCGGACGGTGGTGATGGGGGTGTTTGGCTCCTACGGCTGGAGTGGGGAAGCGGTGGATTTGCTGGCAAACCGGCTGAGGGATGCGGGGTTTTCCCTGGGGTTTGAGCCGATCCGGGTGAAATTCACGCCTACGGATGCGGATTTGCAGACCTGTGAACAAACGGGCACGGATTTTGCCCAAGCCCTACGGCAAAAGCAACGCAAGCAGGTGGCTCGTCCGACGGATGCCCAAGCCGCCCGCACCGAACAGGCGATGGGACGGGTGGTGGGACCGCTGTGTATTTTGGCCGCCCGCCGGGGGGAATTGACCAGTGCCATGCTCGCCAGTTGGGTTTCCCAGGCCACGTTCAATCCGCCGGGGATCACCGTCGCCGTTGCCAAGGACCGGGCGGTGGAATCCCTGCTCCACGTTGGTGACCGGTTTGTGTTGAATATCTTGCCTGAAGGTAGCCCCCTGCCCCGCCATTTTTTGAAACCCTTTGCCCCCGGGGAAGACCGGTTTGCTGGGGTGGCGACCCGCCTGACCGATGATGGTTGCCCGATTTTGACCGATGCCCTGTCATACTTACATTGTCAAGTGGCACAACGGATGGAATGTGGGGATCACTGGCTGATTTATGCCACTGTTGATGAGGGGAAAGTCCTGAATGCCTCCGGGTTAACCGCCGTACATCACCGCAAATCCGGGAATCATTACTAA
- the psbV2 gene encoding photosystem II cytochrome PsbV2: MGRRQNSLLIGALLLGWVVWTWFMPPAFAARVDPYVSRYLKVTQPVDLPADAQGTMQSFTALDLSAGKQLFESNCINCHVGGATLPNPRVSLSLADLRGASPPRDNIRALVQFTRLPKNYDGTEDSYTCRELSPQTATDEELAQLAAFILQAARVAPGWGSKDF, from the coding sequence GTGGGGCGGCGGCAAAATTCATTATTAATCGGTGCGCTCCTGCTGGGGTGGGTGGTGTGGACGTGGTTCATGCCGCCCGCTTTCGCCGCCCGGGTTGACCCCTATGTGAGCCGCTATCTCAAGGTGACCCAGCCGGTGGACCTCCCGGCGGATGCCCAGGGAACCATGCAATCCTTCACTGCCCTCGACCTGAGTGCGGGCAAGCAATTGTTTGAAAGCAATTGTATTAACTGCCATGTGGGGGGAGCGACCCTGCCCAACCCCCGGGTCTCCCTGTCCTTGGCGGATTTGCGAGGCGCATCCCCACCCCGGGACAATATCCGTGCCCTGGTGCAGTTCACCCGCCTACCCAAAAATTACGATGGGACGGAGGACAGCTACACTTGTCGGGAATTGTCCCCCCAAACGGCGACGGATGAGGAATTAGCACAATTAGCCGCCTTTATTTTGCAAGCGGCACGGGTGGCTCCCGGTTGGGGTAGCAAGGATTTTTGA
- the psbV gene encoding photosystem II cytochrome c-550: MVRTCLWLFLSVCLCLGWIAPAWAVELDAATRTVPLNDKGDVATLTLQEAQRGKRLFNAKCGTCHAGGITKTNPVVGLDPESLALATPPRNNIEALVDYMKNPTSYDGLTSIAEIHPSLSSADIYPKMRDLTEDDLYAIAGHILIQPKVRGVQWGGGKIHY; this comes from the coding sequence ATGGTCAGAACGTGCCTTTGGCTTTTCCTGAGTGTCTGTCTGTGCCTGGGCTGGATCGCTCCTGCTTGGGCGGTGGAATTGGATGCGGCAACCCGTACCGTTCCCCTGAATGATAAGGGGGATGTCGCTACGTTGACCTTACAAGAAGCCCAGCGGGGCAAACGGTTATTCAACGCCAAATGCGGTACCTGCCATGCGGGGGGCATTACCAAAACCAACCCAGTGGTGGGGCTAGACCCGGAATCCTTAGCCTTGGCGACCCCCCCCCGGAACAACATTGAAGCCCTGGTGGACTACATGAAAAACCCCACCAGTTACGACGGGCTAACCTCGATTGCGGAAATTCATCCCAGCCTGTCCAGTGCCGACATTTACCCGAAAATGCGGGATTTGACGGAGGATGACCTGTATGCGATTGCGGGGCATATTTTGATCCAACCAAAAGTGCGGGGGGTACAGTGGGGCGGCGGCAAAATTCATTATTAA
- a CDS encoding superoxide dismutase, with product MMSYELPELPYAPDALAPYLTAEIFTYHYGKHHAAYVTNYNNLVKDTEYADLPLEEVIKKTYGDPSKVGIFNNGAQAWNHTFYWNCMKPGGGGAPTGALAEKINADFGSFDQFKTAFKQAGVTQFGSGWAWLVLDNGTLKVTKTLNADNPFCFNQIPLLTMDVWEHAYYLVYQNRRPDYAQDFIDHLINWDFVSAQYAAATA from the coding sequence ATTATGTCTTACGAATTGCCCGAATTGCCCTACGCCCCGGATGCCCTAGCCCCGTACCTGACGGCGGAAATTTTCACCTACCACTACGGCAAACACCACGCCGCCTACGTGACCAACTACAACAACCTGGTCAAGGATACGGAGTACGCCGACCTGCCCCTGGAAGAGGTGATCAAAAAAACCTACGGCGACCCCAGCAAAGTGGGGATTTTCAACAACGGTGCCCAGGCGTGGAACCATACCTTTTACTGGAATTGTATGAAACCCGGCGGCGGGGGTGCCCCCACGGGAGCCTTGGCGGAGAAAATTAACGCTGACTTCGGGAGCTTTGACCAATTCAAGACCGCCTTCAAACAGGCGGGGGTGACCCAATTTGGCAGTGGTTGGGCGTGGCTGGTGCTGGACAACGGCACCCTCAAGGTGACCAAAACCCTCAACGCCGACAACCCCTTCTGCTTCAACCAAATTCCCTTGCTGACGATGGATGTGTGGGAACACGCCTACTACCTGGTGTACCAAAACCGCCGCCCCGACTACGCCCAGGACTTTATTGACCATCTGATTAACTGGGATTTTGTGAGCGCCCAGTACGCCGCCGCCACCGCCTAA
- a CDS encoding DUF3445 domain-containing protein: MNNCDYLVQALPVDQLPDAPRYFPMERGRYEVKPGLIKFGTDLGQGVWDQRVFHIDGNFSHYYQMKQLARRECLEKYYQTQNFTPEVEQVIAKFILEHLAKEYPQYFQINVQSDGWIFHNQLTGEILYFDANYHLKTTTGLTLELPPYRSALDALAHQVQEDITVVIQRGERHWVSAIHACFPNHWAVQAKIGREFAQIHAPVAGMTAMNRRGGALVQTMITQPPMVRFAWGLSTDTRLNHHPESPPHVDPQRWQGRNFHPHDPRLYLRVERQVIWGFPAVNAALFTIRTYFQDVAVLKQNPTQSALLQSAIQSMSPASLEYKGLADQKAEILAWLGSPG; encoded by the coding sequence ATGAATAATTGCGATTACTTGGTGCAGGCATTACCGGTTGACCAATTGCCGGATGCACCCCGCTATTTCCCGATGGAAAGGGGACGGTATGAGGTCAAACCAGGGTTAATTAAATTCGGCACTGATTTAGGTCAAGGAGTCTGGGATCAACGGGTATTTCACATTGATGGGAATTTCAGCCATTACTACCAAATGAAACAATTAGCTCGCCGGGAATGCCTAGAAAAATATTATCAAACCCAGAATTTTACCCCGGAAGTTGAGCAGGTGATTGCTAAATTTATCCTTGAACATTTAGCCAAAGAATATCCCCAATATTTTCAGATCAATGTACAATCAGATGGCTGGATATTTCATAATCAATTAACCGGCGAAATCCTATATTTTGACGCTAATTATCACTTAAAAACGACAACTGGTTTAACCCTAGAACTTCCCCCCTATCGTTCGGCTTTGGATGCCCTTGCCCATCAAGTTCAAGAGGATATAACTGTGGTCATTCAAAGGGGGGAACGGCATTGGGTGAGTGCCATTCATGCCTGTTTTCCGAACCATTGGGCAGTACAGGCGAAAATTGGTCGGGAATTTGCCCAAATCCATGCCCCTGTTGCCGGGATGACCGCCATGAATCGCCGGGGGGGTGCCCTCGTGCAAACGATGATTACCCAGCCGCCGATGGTGCGCTTTGCCTGGGGGTTGAGTACGGATACCCGGCTGAACCATCACCCGGAATCCCCGCCCCACGTTGATCCCCAACGATGGCAGGGGCGCAATTTTCATCCCCATGACCCCCGGTTGTACCTACGGGTGGAACGGCAGGTGATTTGGGGGTTTCCAGCGGTTAATGCGGCTTTGTTCACCATTCGCACCTATTTTCAGGATGTGGCAGTGCTGAAGCAAAACCCAACCCAATCTGCCCTCCTCCAGTCGGCGATTCAATCCATGTCACCCGCATCTTTGGAATATAAAGGTCTGGCGGATCAAAAAGCAGAAATTCTGGCTTGGTTGGGCAGTCCTGGATAA
- the gcvT gene encoding glycine cleavage system aminomethyltransferase GcvT, producing the protein MRYSPLWECYQNQAKLTEFAGWMLPAQFAGLTPEHQAVRQRAGLFDISHMGQIELQSPHILEDVNPLVPTAITQLKPGQAQYTVLLNTLGGILDDLIIYAQGEGQIKLIVNAACTEKNLKWLHQHVPRAVLQPTAQALIAVQGPHATGILQTLTPTALQTIPRFGHTIISTKFGHIWVARTGYTGEDGWEIQAEPTVGQALWRELIAQGATPCGLVARDMLRLEAGLHLYGQDMDESSTPLEAGLGWLVDWDKGDFLGRAGLIAQKSQGVAQKLVGLIGTGRRIFRQGYPVRAQGQTVGRITSGTLSLSVGRPIGFAYVDTPWTALDTPLTVQVREQELPVTVVKRTFYTRTG; encoded by the coding sequence ATGCGTTATTCCCCCCTGTGGGAGTGCTATCAAAATCAGGCGAAACTGACCGAATTTGCCGGGTGGATGCTCCCTGCCCAATTTGCCGGATTAACGCCAGAACATCAGGCGGTGCGCCAGAGAGCGGGATTATTCGACATTTCCCACATGGGTCAAATTGAACTGCAAAGCCCCCATATTTTAGAAGATGTCAACCCTTTAGTTCCCACCGCCATTACCCAGTTAAAACCCGGTCAGGCGCAATATACGGTTTTGCTCAACACTCTGGGGGGAATTCTCGATGATCTGATCATTTACGCCCAGGGGGAAGGGCAAATCAAACTAATTGTGAATGCGGCTTGTACGGAGAAAAACCTGAAGTGGTTGCACCAACATGTACCAAGGGCGGTGCTCCAACCAACAGCCCAGGCGTTAATAGCCGTGCAAGGCCCCCATGCCACCGGGATTTTACAAACCTTAACCCCGACCGCACTCCAGACCATTCCTCGGTTTGGGCATACAATAATAAGTACAAAATTTGGACACATCTGGGTGGCACGCACGGGCTACACGGGGGAAGATGGCTGGGAAATTCAGGCGGAACCGACGGTAGGACAAGCCCTCTGGCGGGAATTGATTGCCCAGGGAGCCACGCCCTGCGGGTTGGTCGCCCGGGATATGTTGCGCTTGGAAGCGGGACTGCATTTATACGGGCAAGATATGGATGAGAGCAGTACACCCCTGGAAGCGGGGTTGGGGTGGCTGGTGGACTGGGACAAGGGGGATTTTTTGGGGCGGGCGGGGTTAATCGCCCAAAAGAGTCAAGGGGTGGCGCAGAAATTGGTGGGGCTGATTGGGACGGGGCGGCGGATTTTTCGGCAGGGCTATCCGGTGCGGGCGCAGGGGCAGACGGTGGGACGCATCACCAGTGGCACCCTATCCTTGAGTGTGGGGCGACCCATTGGTTTTGCCTATGTGGATACCCCCTGGACGGCACTGGACACCCCCTTGACCGTGCAGGTACGGGAGCAGGAATTGCCGGTTACAGTAGTAAAAAGAACGTTTTACACCCGGACGGGATGA
- a CDS encoding RNA polymerase sigma factor, RpoD/SigA family, translating into MATLDPSLDPVRVYLRDIGRIPLLSHEEEVALGRQVQTLAQLQAQRTQREQELGRPITQAEWAQVVGCSLAELEQHCKAGERAKRKMIEANLRLVVSVAKKYVKRNVDLLDLIQEGTIGMQRGVEKFDPSKGYRFSTYAYWWIRQAITRAIAEKSRTIRLPIHITEKMNKFKRIQRELAQKLGRAASIPELAEALDLTPNQVREYLERLRQPLSLDVKVGDNLDTELGDLLEDQGPSPEDYAAQNSLMADIDSVLNDLTPQQRQVIRLRYGLNGEAPLTLSRIGEVMNISRERVRQIEREALTRLKRRRADMRHYISG; encoded by the coding sequence ATGGCGACTCTTGACCCTTCCCTTGACCCGGTGCGGGTGTATTTGCGTGACATTGGCCGGATTCCGTTGTTGAGCCATGAAGAGGAGGTGGCCTTGGGGCGACAGGTGCAGACCTTGGCGCAGTTGCAGGCTCAGCGTACCCAGCGGGAGCAGGAATTGGGTCGTCCCATTACCCAGGCGGAGTGGGCGCAGGTGGTGGGGTGTTCCCTGGCGGAATTGGAGCAGCACTGTAAAGCGGGGGAGCGAGCCAAGCGCAAGATGATCGAGGCCAACCTGCGTTTGGTGGTGTCGGTGGCGAAAAAATATGTGAAGCGCAATGTGGATTTACTTGACCTGATCCAAGAGGGGACGATTGGGATGCAGCGGGGGGTGGAAAAATTTGACCCCAGCAAGGGCTATCGTTTCAGCACCTATGCCTATTGGTGGATTCGCCAGGCGATCACCCGGGCGATTGCCGAAAAAAGCCGCACCATCCGTCTGCCGATTCATATCACCGAAAAAATGAACAAATTTAAGCGCATCCAACGGGAATTGGCGCAAAAATTGGGACGGGCGGCTAGCATCCCGGAATTGGCGGAAGCCCTAGACCTGACCCCCAACCAGGTGCGGGAATACCTGGAGCGGCTACGCCAGCCCCTGTCCTTGGACGTGAAGGTGGGGGATAACCTGGACACGGAGTTGGGGGATTTACTCGAAGACCAGGGCCCCAGTCCTGAGGATTATGCCGCCCAAAATTCCCTCATGGCGGATATTGACAGTGTGCTGAATGACCTCACCCCCCAACAGCGGCAGGTGATCCGCCTGCGTTACGGACTGAATGGGGAAGCCCCCCTCACCCTGTCCCGGATTGGGGAAGTGATGAATATCAGCCGGGAACGGGTACGCCAAATTGAGCGGGAAGCCCTCACCCGCTTAAAACGCCGCCGGGCGGATATGCGCCATTACATCAGCGGCTAG